Within Citrus sinensis cultivar Valencia sweet orange chromosome 1, DVS_A1.0, whole genome shotgun sequence, the genomic segment GCTATTATTTTACTTCAagaattaatttggtaaagtaattttttataaataattattagtaagattgttgcaaagatattaaacattactttaataagttgatattaatttatttataaataattgttaGCAAAATTATCATAAGGATACAAAGAATACTAGTTCTTTCATATTGATATCTATTGttaatttgctaattaatttttttatatataagtcAATCAATGTCAAGAATATTGCTACAAGCATATtactgtaaaagaaaagaaaaagtaagggaaaaaatatgatatatttaaCAACATAGATGTCTTGaggtaattttaaattaaggcaaaatataagaattaaatgagtatttacctttttcttcttctcgtGATTTAGCCtaagaaaaatgttttttggCAAGACAATTGTAATtggttttatgtttataagtAGGGGTGGATCCAACTCATGACTTGTTGGGCTCAAGCCTTTGTtggagaaaataaattctaaaatttaaaggaataattaatataatttctaattacCCCtcattaaatctattaaaattgtcTCCACTAAATCTATAAAAACAGCCTCTATAAACTCATAAATCcataaaatactttaaaaattataaaaacctacactctaattaaaaaaatgaaaaccaacAGTAATCCATATggattattttactattatttaatttagtctGGTTAAATCTCCTCCGTAAACTCATTAACCTATATAATTTCAACTTTTACATCTAGTTGACGTGTGATTTAGCCCccaataaattagaatattcTTTCTCAAGTTTGGACTTCCCCACTTTATACAAATCTATATAAACTCTTTACAAGTTTACAACATTGTAAAAGCGTACATTTTGTAAATAGGCGCAACAAATTAAGAGTGGATGTTTGTACTTGAGAATGATTAACGTTTATAAATGATGTATATGTCCCCCCATTGATTATGTAATATATTCTGTTTTTGTGATTCATGTTTTTCAGCTTCCGCATGCTTTGGAAATAATGGCCAAGGTGTGATGATAGCGGCAGCAGGTGATGCTTTATGGGATAATGGCGCCGTGTGCGGAAAAATGTTCAATGTTAAGTGCACAGGAGCACGAAACGCAGTGCCACATCCATGCACGGGTGAAAGTGTAACCGTGAAGATTGTTGATCACTGTCCAGGCTGCCCATCCACCATTGATCTCTCCAGAGAAGCCTTCACTCAGATTGCTAATCCGGTTGCAGGAATTATCAACATCGATTACCACCagtaagtattaaaaattatgaatttggATTTAGTGCTGAGAACTTTTGAtctaaaacttttataataatgtgATATGTAATTATTGGATAAGAAATATGGCATAATTATCTTAACTGTACACGCTATATATAAATGTGTTTAGGTATTAATAATGACAAAATCTTAAACGTGAcagaatattataaaaagtttAGTTGCAGCTCAGCTCAACGTATTCATTCAAGAAATTGTCTAGGTATTAGTAATTGCaaagtaattaattgattgttaacttttcattgttttaatttgcaGGGTTTAAGACTTTGCATGACGTGATATGTACCTACACAATTGGTtatataatcattaattaatgttagTGATATTCGATCTtggaacaaaaataatatgtaaacttatcaaaaataaataatatataaaaaaattgtttcttcAATAATGCATGATTAGCCGTTGTCCTTTCTATATGACTTTTGAATGCCTGTGATTGTGAAATATTGAAAGAATATTTACATATCAATACCCTGTAATTTCTGAGTGTCTTAAGATGCGTTTGGCACATTGTACTATATTGTATTAGGTTGTATTCTATtacattatattaaattataatataatactatatTTGATGTAATATGGACTGTATCATAtcaaataactttttattttagcattgatattaaattaatttaacttaatgcttaaaaaataattttcactgGGCGGCCACCAAAAGTCACCGTTGGAAGTCGTGTGTCATTTAAACTATATATTAGAATTCTTATTATCGTGGTGCTACACGATGGTGCAactattaatgaaaaataaatttttatttgccaTAAATCTATGTTCAAAGtctcaattttcaaatttttgatcGTAAAATTTAAggcaaacaaaaatttttttgcCTATAATAATTGCACTATTGCATAGCTCGAAAATGAGAATTCTAATGgtactaaattttaatataaaacatgATATTATGCAGCAACCAGCTGCCGTTGAACTGTTACTGACAATCTATCAGCACCAATAGCAGcatatttgagtttttaattttatttaatattatatatttttatttaatttttattaaataattaaagaatttaaaaaaactaatgtGAACAATGCAGCATTACATAAACTCGGGTATCCCTCTCATTTGTTTAATGCCATATTGTTTACATTATGGTGTAATCTATTATACGCCATAATGTGAACATGGATATTTACTAAACATGGGATTGCATTGTATTAGCTAATGCAATTGCATATAATGTGGTATgccaaacacaccctaaaagcatttattaattaaaagaaattaatcaatttcaatttctttaccATAAAgattacattaataaattttaagttccTATGCATACTATAGAACTTAAAATTAGGAGTGGTAAAATTCTCAACAAGTTTTGAGGTTTTATGAAGCCCCAATCTAAAGAGGATAAATTTTGATGAGTTTctggaaataaaagaaaaatcatcctCAAAATGATCCCTAAAATTGATtgttaagaaatgaaaatatagtAAGAACATAAATTGAGCCAGTCATGAATGAATTTGTATACTTATTAAAAGATCATTACAAGATTCAATAATCTTGTACTTATATAGCTACGAAATGTAGTTAATACGTTAGATTCATACATTTGGGATACAAATTATTTATCCCAACTACATCAGTGTAGTATTACTCTAAAAACTAGGTAAGCTTATGCCAGGGGATTGTGATTCCattaattctttataattaCCTAAACTCTTTCAATTGGAAACTCCCATGCACAGTCCATTTTATTGTTCTGTAAATAAGCCCTAATAGGAATCCAATAATCTAGTTACAAATCTAGTCCACAATAATCATATTTTTGGATCAATTGCTTGGGCCTGCATGTTAAAAATTTGACCAGATGGGTTTGAAAGCACTCAATACCTAACCGATTGATCGCATACTTTACTATTTATGTCCTTTTTATGATATGACGAGGCCTAGTGGtgtaattgataattgattttacattttttttcatcgaTCCATGCCACATTAATTCGCATAGACAAGTTTGTATTGAACTCGACTACTCCAGAGAAAGATtgctcttttttgttttattgttcatGTAATTTTCTTGAGACATGTTATCAACTGCTTATAgggttttaaaagaaatactaaacTGGAAGTCAACAAATTCATTGCATAATTAGGGGTGAGTATTAATTAGTTCAATTTGGTTTTGTAATCGAACCGAATTGAAAATAATGggttcaataaattataaaattgaatcaaaattcagtttggttcggttcaattaggttttatatttttttggtttaagaaatttgatatttttgcttttgtattaactaaaattttgacttttcatataaatttgatccttttattttgttcaattcaATTCTAATGACTAACCATTTATGCTTTATTcgaaaatactaatataaaataaaattttaatgagcaaatgttattatatatataaatactttttttttattttaacacagtaaatgatatatttcCAATCTAGTTTAGTTTAAATCGAAAATTTTATCGGTCTATAGTTTTTGAACCATTTGTTTCTTATTAAATCGAACCAAACCAATGTAATTTCGTTCAATTTAGAAAGAATCGAATTCCATGCCCATCCataaaatcctaaattaaTTCTAATGGGATTCTAACGCCGACCATTATCGTCGTTTCGATTATCATATGTAGGTCTAGAATTCTAAGTCAAAGGTATTTTGGTCTAAAcccatgatttttttataagagtCCATCAACAACGATATTGTCTTTGTGGGATACTTGgtttctttgcttttttttttttcaataaataattagtttttgGATAAGAATATATAGTAACTGGACAATATATTATACTGaacataaat encodes:
- the LOC102615768 gene encoding putative EG45-like domain containing protein 1; the protein is MMQKSILIIMAAIVATLSSVAYATPGIATFYTTYTPSACFGNNGQGVMIAAAGDALWDNGAVCGKMFNVKCTGARNAVPHPCTGESVTVKIVDHCPGCPSTIDLSREAFTQIANPVAGIINIDYHQV